A region of Myxococcaceae bacterium JPH2 DNA encodes the following proteins:
- a CDS encoding SpoIID/LytB domain-containing protein: MLRPVALALLLLSPLPALAVETMRIAMEDADGEVRVSGRGLAMGSDAEDAQFVPLSGGQALVRRRGGRLEVNGAPVMGDAVRFRAGADAIDAGVPGDQPLRAGGSQVRGDVVVRTFKDGLQLINVISLEDYLAAVLGSEMPVSFPLEALKAQAVAARTYALQKKLEAYSNAFHLGSSVLHQVYGGVNREDPKTRAAVEATRGEVLTFELAPIEAYFHASCGGRTESGLAALQRDLPYLRPVDCPCGRLPASKWTATMSDGELRSALRASPEGLKVTGRTDTHRVTRVTLGDGSVVDGVQLRRKLGYTRLKSLDFDVERTAHGYTFSGRGYGHGAGLCQWGAKALADQGRDYRAILSHYYPGAELQHLY, translated from the coding sequence ATGTTGCGACCTGTCGCACTGGCACTCCTGTTGCTCTCACCTCTGCCCGCGCTCGCCGTGGAGACCATGCGCATTGCCATGGAGGATGCCGATGGCGAGGTGCGCGTGAGCGGTCGAGGCCTCGCCATGGGGAGTGACGCGGAGGATGCCCAGTTCGTCCCGCTGTCGGGCGGACAGGCCTTGGTTCGCCGGCGTGGCGGGAGGCTGGAGGTCAACGGCGCGCCCGTCATGGGAGACGCCGTGCGCTTCCGCGCGGGTGCCGATGCCATTGATGCAGGTGTCCCGGGGGATCAGCCGCTGCGCGCAGGGGGCTCGCAGGTGCGCGGTGACGTGGTGGTTCGCACGTTCAAGGACGGGCTCCAGCTCATCAATGTCATCTCGTTGGAGGACTACCTGGCCGCGGTCCTGGGCAGCGAGATGCCCGTGTCCTTCCCGCTGGAGGCGCTCAAGGCCCAGGCGGTCGCCGCGCGCACGTACGCGCTCCAGAAGAAGCTGGAGGCCTACAGCAACGCCTTCCACCTGGGCAGCAGCGTGCTCCATCAGGTGTATGGCGGCGTCAATCGCGAGGACCCCAAGACGCGCGCCGCCGTGGAGGCCACTCGGGGCGAGGTGCTCACGTTCGAGCTGGCGCCCATCGAGGCCTACTTCCACGCCTCGTGCGGGGGGCGCACCGAGTCGGGGCTCGCCGCCCTCCAGCGCGACCTCCCGTACCTGCGGCCCGTCGACTGCCCATGTGGCCGGCTGCCGGCGAGCAAGTGGACCGCCACGATGTCCGACGGCGAGCTGCGCTCCGCCCTGCGCGCCTCTCCCGAGGGGCTGAAGGTGACGGGGCGCACGGACACGCACCGGGTGACGCGGGTGACGCTCGGGGATGGCTCGGTGGTGGACGGGGTGCAGCTGCGGCGCAAGCTGGGCTACACGCGGCTCAAGAGCCTGGACTTCGACGTCGAGCGCACTGCGCACGGCTACACGTTCTCCGGCCGGGGATACGGCCACGGCGCGGGGCTGTGCCAGTGGGGCGCCAAGGCCCTCGCGGACCAGGGCCGCGACTACCGGGCCATCCTCTCGCACTACTACCCAGGGGCTGAGCTCCAGCACCTGTACTGA
- the queA gene encoding tRNA preQ1(34) S-adenosylmethionine ribosyltransferase-isomerase QueA, with the protein MSSRLSDYDFELPEAQIAQAPLATRDASRLMVVRRSTGERAHHQFTELPDLLRPDDLLVVNNARVIPARLIGQKVGTGGRVELLVVRPSAPTLTSAALGEAPEALDWVCLGQASKGLKPGQSVAFAGGLTAEVREALGGGEYQVRFHAAPGTSLATLLDAAGRLPLPPYITREPDAADAERYQTVYARASGAVAAPTAGLHFTEALFATLAARGVKRVEVTLDVGPGTFLPVRDEALDLHRMHPERFTVPQATADAVNEARAQGRRVVAVGTTVVRTLESATDAQTGRVREGPGETTMFIRPGYDFRQVDVLLTNFHLPRSTLVMLVSALLGRERTLEAYRDAVRSGYRFFSYGDAMLVTE; encoded by the coding sequence GTGTCGTCACGCCTGTCTGACTACGATTTCGAGCTGCCCGAGGCGCAGATTGCCCAGGCGCCCCTGGCCACCCGCGATGCCTCGCGGTTGATGGTCGTCCGCCGCTCCACCGGCGAGCGAGCCCACCACCAGTTCACGGAGCTGCCGGACCTGCTGCGTCCGGATGACCTGCTCGTGGTGAACAACGCGCGTGTCATCCCCGCGCGGCTGATTGGCCAGAAGGTTGGGACCGGCGGTCGGGTGGAGCTGTTGGTGGTGCGGCCCTCGGCGCCGACGCTGACCTCCGCCGCGCTCGGCGAGGCGCCCGAGGCGCTCGATTGGGTGTGCCTGGGGCAGGCCTCCAAGGGACTCAAGCCCGGCCAGTCCGTGGCGTTCGCCGGTGGGCTGACAGCGGAGGTGCGCGAGGCGCTCGGGGGCGGCGAGTATCAGGTGCGCTTCCACGCGGCGCCGGGCACCTCCCTGGCCACGCTGCTGGATGCGGCCGGGCGATTGCCGTTGCCGCCCTACATCACCCGCGAGCCCGACGCCGCGGACGCCGAGCGCTACCAGACGGTCTATGCGCGCGCGTCTGGAGCGGTCGCCGCGCCCACGGCGGGATTGCACTTTACGGAGGCGCTCTTCGCGACGCTCGCGGCGCGAGGCGTCAAGCGGGTGGAGGTGACGCTGGACGTGGGCCCGGGGACGTTCCTCCCGGTGCGCGACGAGGCGTTGGATCTGCACCGCATGCACCCGGAGCGCTTCACCGTGCCGCAGGCCACCGCCGACGCGGTGAACGAGGCGCGGGCGCAGGGGCGGCGCGTGGTGGCCGTGGGGACCACGGTGGTGCGCACGCTCGAGTCCGCCACGGACGCGCAGACGGGGCGGGTGCGCGAAGGGCCCGGGGAGACGACGATGTTCATCCGGCCGGGCTACGACTTCCGGCAGGTGGACGTGCTCCTCACGAACTTCCACCTCCCTCGGTCCACGTTGGTGATGCTGGTGAGCGCGCTGCTCGGCCGTGAGCGCACGCTGGAGGCGTACCGGGACGCGGTGCGCTCGGGGTACCGGTTCTTCAGTTACGGCGATGCCATGCTGGTGACGGAGTGA